GAGACCAGCGGCGGCACCGAAGGCATTCCCATGCTGTCCAGGGACACCGTGCGAGGCTTGCGAAGATCCGACCAATACCAACCCTTTCCGGATTCCAAGTCGTCGGGATCACCGGAACTGATGTTCAGTTCCAGCAGCCGATCCGGTTTGCCCAGCCACTGGAAACCGGACACTCCCGCGAACCGGCGAGGATTGTTTGCCGGCCGGGGTGCCCTGGGTTCTGGGGAGGAATCAGCCGCTTCCAGCTTCAGGTAATACTTGCGTTGGAGATCGTAGGGGTGATGTGAAACCTGATGTCCCTGGAACTCTTCGTTCCACTTCCAAATGCCCGTGCCGCGAACCCAAAACCGGATCTCGTCGTCGTTGTCCACGATTCCATCTCGGTTGTTGTCGGTTCGTTCAAATGCCAACAACCGTAGGCCAGGTGCACGAGGGATGCTGTCGTTGAAAATGGAAACCGTATCACCGGTTCCGGAAAGCAACGCCAGATTCGCAAACGATAGGGACCTTGGCGCGGAGGAACTCAGGCCATAGAGGGCCTGACCGGAGATGCGAACCGATCCATCTTCCTTTTCCGAAAAGGGATCGCGATCCCCCACCGTGATCACCACGGTCTTCTCATCCGGGAGCCGGGAGTTCCTTGCCAGACCTCGGGCGGAGGGAACCGATATTCGCTGGATGGAGCCAGGGTTGGCCACCAGACGTTCCCAGGGAGTTCCCAGGCGAGGCCGGGCTGAACCCGCAGAGGTCAGCCGAAGATGCACCCGACTGCGACACAGCAAGGATCCGTCGCGTCCTGGAGCGACCAGGGGCAGATCCAAGCGCAGCAGACGAATGCCACCCGTCTTGAGGATCTCGCGATCGGAAGGAACGTTGAGCGCAACCACGTGACGGTTTCCGGCAGCATCCACAGAGTCGACTCGTCTCCATGAATGAGCACTCAGCTCGATTTGTTCCTTGTCGGAAATCTCGAGGTTCCACTCCCCCTCCAACGGCAAAGCCAAACTCAGGCGCAGACGGGGGGCCGCCAGATCTCCAGGATGCTCGGACACCGACGCCGCGGATCGGACCACGAAACGACCAGAATCCGTCGCCACGGCGGAATAGCTGGAATCACTCCATTCCGCCTCCCAAAGGCCTTCGCGGTCGGTCTGGACCCTGAGAGGCGACGCGGAAAGTTGGACGGCGAACAGGCAGAACAAGGGGATGGTGCGCATCAAGGTTCAAGCTATAGGTCGAGGCGATACTCGCCCTCTCTTCTAGCGTCGCAATTCTGTCAAAGACCGTCAGCGCGAGATCACCAACACCCCGCGGGTTTTCAATTCCTTCACGCGGGTGCCAAACGGCTCGGGGATGCGCAGGATGGCCGTGTAGGGATACATGCCGTTGGCCAAGAGTTGGCCGAAGGCATCGCGCAAGTCCCAATCCGCCCGTGGTCGAGGCCGCGAGGAGGACGTCAAATCGGTCCGGATGACCCTCACGAGCTTTCCGGTAACCGTATGGATACGGATCGAGGCCTCGACACGGGTATCGATGCCGCCTGTGGAATCCGGCTCGCTGGCCACCTTGAATCCAAAACTCACACCCCCGTCGTCCCGCACGGGGTTGGGGCTGGCGAACAGATCGTAGACGGCGTAATCGCCACGCTGGAGAGGCTCCAGGATCACATTCGCCTCCGTGATGTTTCCCATCAAGTCCCCGGCGGTCACGCGAAACGGATACCGGCCACCAGGAGGGAGCAAGGCGGAATCCAATTCCAATCGAGTGGAAACGGATTTCAGGGAGTTTCCGATGACCAGCGCGGGATGCCAGGCTTCGCGAATTCCGGGAAGCGCGAACACGACGCCTTCGTCCGGACCAAGGCTGGAGGAAACCCCCGAGGAGTCTTCCAGGAACGCATCCAGGCAGACAGGCAACGGCAACTTGGCGACCGCCCCGAAGGCGATGCCCCCGCCCCAGCTGGAATCGCAATGTCGCAGCCGAATCTTGGGGCCGACCCGGTCGTCCGGAATCAGACTGCCCATTCCTTCGATCCGACCCGGTGGCGAAACCGCCCCCCCATCGGCTCTGGTTTTTGGATTCCACGCGTAGACTTTCGCCCAAGCGGAATCTCCGATGGGCAGACGCGCCGGTAGCAAGAAACTGACATCGAAGCGTTTGGCCGAGCCGGGAATCACCAAGCCGCTGAATTGGGCGGGAGAAGGCCAGACATCCTGGATCACTTTCGAGACGTGCTGGGATCCGCTTTGATCCTTGATGATGGTCGAGTCCGCGAAACGGAGCATGGGAAGGGAATGCTCCATGCGCAGCTGGAGATCGACGCTCTCGGAAGATCCTCCCGCGATGTTCAAGTGGCTCAATGGCTGGAAAGTTCCGGGTAGCGAATCGAGCCGAACCTGGATTCCCCCTGGATAGGGAACGACCGCCGGATCACCCAGCAGGTTGTAGAACGACTGGTTGGTGTAATCTTGGCTGTACCCGACTTCACCCGTACGTTTGGCTTCCATCAGCGCCTCTCCAAGAGTGGTCGGTCGTGCCGGATCCAATAGGGCTCGCCAAAATCGGATGAACAGATCCCGGTTCAGGATGGGCGTGGTGACCCGGGTGGCGGCGATCCCCGCGTACCCTCCTTGCCCTGCGGAAACCACGAAGGTTTCCAGCAAACCCACCGTCCCGATCTGGTCGTTGCGACCAACGGAACACGATCCCAGGATGGAAAACCAGGGCCTTTCGGGATTCGACACCATCCGTTGGAAGGAAGACACATCCATGACCGACTCGTCCGACAGGATGCCCGGGCTGCCGTGGCCCATGTAGACGAAGGCGGAAACCTCCCCGCTCAAAGCGGAGACCAGGTCCCTGCGCACATCCGGTTTGAATCCGGAAGCCGAAGATTTGTAGGCGTTCTCGTACAGACTCAGCAATCGCACCCACGGACGCCGTCGCTCGACCTCCTTGGAAATCGCCTGGATCTGTTCGGAATGTCGGATCGGATCGAGGGAGATTCCTTGGCGCTGGTCGTCGGCGAGAAAGGCCACGGTGTTACGCCACGGCCCGAACGAGGCGCGAACCGGGTCCTCGAAGCGCTTGACCTTTTCCAACCAGCTCCAAGCCTGGGCGACGTCGTTGGCCGGCACCCTTCCCAAGGCGATTCCGGGCACGAGATCGGCGCCGGAAAACCAAGTGAAAAAATCGTCCGTCGAGTAGGCCTGGTCTTCCCAATGGGGAAGCCAGCAGACCGGCGATTTCAGCCACAACCCGCGAGGATCGGCGTGCCCCGCTCCCAACAGGATCGCATGGGTCGCCCCCCACTTCACCTTGGCCCAACGCAGCGCGTCGCGCAAGGCCGACGGATCCATGGAACCACCCGACCAACCTGCCCAGACGTCCCGTGCACGAAGGATCCCCACCCGCATCTTGCGGACCTGCCAGTCCATCGCGCGCCATGCGGCGTACTCCTGCGCGACAGCCAGGAATTCATCGGGTACCACCACGACCATGTCCAACTTGCCATCGAAATCTGCCAGAGAAACCGCGTTGGGGATCGTCGCCTCGCGCCACGGAGCGATCGCCACGGGCCGCGAGCCGGCTTCGGATCCGAACACCGCATACCACGTATCCGGATCGCCCACGCTGTCGCGCAACAGGCCATCTTCGATCGCGCATTTGCGGACGACCACGCCCTTTTCCAGTACCCGGCATTCCCGGAACGACTTCACCGGCACGGCGATCCGTCCCATTCCTGGAGCAGGAAATACGGCGCTGTCCATGCCCGAGACGTCGCGCCAACTCTCCAGAGAAACCCCGGCGAGATGGAACTGGGAAAGACCCACCAGGCGAATGGAGTTCGACTCCTCGCGCAAGCCCGTCAGCCGGTATCTGGCCGCTCGACCGTAGGAGGCGGCGAGCGAGGCGGATTTCCCGTTGCACCGCAGGTCCAGCTTGGTCAGATTCTGTCCCTGATGGTGGGCGGTGGCGGATTGCTGGACGACGGCCCAGGCGGTATCGCCGGCCAAGCCGGGGAAACTCGACAGTCCTTCCGCATCCAGGACCACATCCTGGGGAGTCTCCGTCCGGATCCAGTACCAGCCGTTCCCGGTCTGACGATCGTCCGGATCGGTGGCGCTCAGGCTTTTTTCCAGGAGCGCCGCTGGACGACCCGCCCATCGGAGGGAGGCGACCCTCGCATGGGTGCGACCGGAAGCCCCTTGGCGTGCCCCCCCCAAATCCGGCGAAGGGGTGGTGGCAGCGGTCTGCAAATAATACCGGCGCGCGGTGTCGTAGGGATGCAAGGATCGGATCCATCCAGAGAGCGCCGCATCGCGCTTCCAGATGGAGGTCCCCCGGCCCCAGAACCGGATCTCGTCGTCGTCGTCGACGATGCCATCCTTGTTGCGGTCGATCCGTTCGATCGGGATCGGAGGGCTGCCGGGAGAACGCGGCAGGGAATCCGGACGGACGGAAACCGTGTCGCCCGTCCCGGTGAACAAGGCCAGGTCCTGGAAGGAAATCGACCGGGAAGCCGATCCGCTGGCCACGGTCAAAACGCGTCCGGAAAGCCGGACCCAGCCATCCTCGCGGTCCGTGAAGGGATCCCGATCCCCGACGGAAATCTCCACGGCGCCCTTGCGCGGAAGCAGCCCTCCGGGTTTGGCCATCGCCGATCCCGCCACGACAAGAACGGACAACAAGACCAGCCGCGCAGCGACATCTGAAAAGGAAGACAGCTGCCGTGGACGCCCCATCGGCCCTAACTTACCTAAAGTGCCCGAGCCCACCCAGCACAAGCGCGCTGGTGCGGGGATCAAGGCATGCGGAATTCGACACGCGCACCGGAAACCGGAAGAAGCTTCGACAGACCCTCCGCTTCGGGATCGAGAAGGCGGCGCAGAAGGGGGACCTTGGGCTCCTCTTCGTCGATGGGTGCGTCGGAGGGGAGTTCGGCCAAACGCAGAGCTTCCGCCTTGGCGTCGTTGAAGGTGCCGATGGAGTCCACCAGACCCGCGCGCCACGCTTGGCGGCCCGTGAGCACGCGTCCGTCGGCAAGGGTATCCAGAGCCGCGGAGTCGACCTTGCGACGCTCGGCGACGGTGGAGCGGAACTGATCGTACACGTCGGCGACCATCTTCTGGAACAATGCGCTTTCACGATCGGTCATCGCGCGCCAAGGCGTTCCCGCGTCCTTGAATTCCGCGCTCTTGACGGTTTTCGAGCGGACCCCGATCTTGTCCATCAGTTCGTGGAAGTCCGTGAACTGGGTGATCACGCCGATGCTCCCGGTGAGCGAACCTGGGTTCGCCCAGATCCGGCGGGCGCCCAGCGCCGCGTAGTAACCTCCGGAGGCGCCGAGATTCCCGATGGTGGCCACGACCGGCTTGACGCGATCCAACGCGCGAACGGCCTCGTAGACTTCCTGCGAAGCGCCCACGGCACCGCCTGGGGATTCGATGCGCAGCACCACCGCCTTCACGGAGGAATCGGCGCGGGCCTCGTCGAGTCGATCGACGATCTTGCGTCCGTCCATGAGAGCCCCGTCGAGCCTGACCACGCAGATCCGGTCGGCGCCGGCGGCGTTTGACGGAAAATGTCGACCCACCATGCAGGAAGCCACGCCGACGAACACCAGAAGCAGCAGCCACCGGGGCTTCACAGGGAGGCCACCTGGGGAACCTGGATCACCTGACCCGGCTTGAGGCTCGATTGGGTGAGACCGTTGAGTTGCATGAGGGTGTCCACCGTGGTGGATCGCGAACGCGCGATCGAGTAGAGGGAATCGCCCGGCCGGACCGTGTAGGAAACCGTGCGGACCGCAGCCGAGGGCTTGGCCGCTCGCTGGGGAGGGGTCGGGGCGACGGGCTGCTGGAGGGCGACGCCGGCGGGCAGAACCAATTTTTGACCGATGTCGATGCGCGCCGACCGCAGATGGTTGAGCAGTTTGATGGACCCCACCGACACGCCGTGCCGCTGGGCGATCGCATCGAGGGTCTCGCCGTCGCGCACGACGTGGACAGGACCTGTTGAGGCCTGCTCCACCTTGGCGAGCGTCAACCGACGAGGGGTCGGCTGTTCGAGCTTGACCGGCGCGGTGGCCATGGCGGCCTTGGCGTGTTCCTGCGGTTTGACGGACTTGGCGGATTCACCCGCGACGATGATCCGCGTCCCGGAACGGACCTGGTCGTTTTTCAGGTTGTTCCATTGGCGCAACAGGGCGGGAGTGGTGCCGTATTCCGAAGCGATCCTTTCCAGCGTTTCGCCGCGCCGGACCCGATGCCGGGTTCCGATCGGTGTCGCAACGGGCTTGACCTGAGCCACCTCGGGCTTGCCGGTCGGTTCGGTGGTCGCCGCGGCGACAGGATTTCTTGCCACAACGGCCACGCCGGAGATTCCCTCGCCCGGGGCGGAAACCCAAAGGAGTTTGCCGGCCTTCAACTTCTCCGCACTTTCGCCGTTCCACTGGGCCAGATTGTCGCGTGAAACACCGTAGCGAAGCGCGATGGAGGCGAGGGTTTCGCCCCTGCGCACCTTGTGGACGGCCTGCTTGGAACGAGCCGGGATGCCTTCGCCTCGCTTGGCCAACGGAGGCTCCTTCGCCTGGGTCAGCGGCGCACCGGGATAATCGCCGTAAACGATCAAGGCCCGGCCAGGCCAAACGCGTTTGCCGGAAATCTTGTTCCATCGCTTGAGGTCGGCCACCGAAACGCCGTAG
This DNA window, taken from Fibrobacterota bacterium, encodes the following:
- the sppA gene encoding signal peptide peptidase SppA, with translation MKPRWLLLLVFVGVASCMVGRHFPSNAAGADRICVVRLDGALMDGRKIVDRLDEARADSSVKAVVLRIESPGGAVGASQEVYEAVRALDRVKPVVATIGNLGASGGYYAALGARRIWANPGSLTGSIGVITQFTDFHELMDKIGVRSKTVKSAEFKDAGTPWRAMTDRESALFQKMVADVYDQFRSTVAERRKVDSAALDTLADGRVLTGRQAWRAGLVDSIGTFNDAKAEALRLAELPSDAPIDEEEPKVPLLRRLLDPEAEGLSKLLPVSGARVEFRMP